A single genomic interval of Lathyrus oleraceus cultivar Zhongwan6 chromosome 7, CAAS_Psat_ZW6_1.0, whole genome shotgun sequence harbors:
- the LOC127108309 gene encoding uncharacterized mitochondrial protein AtMg00810-like, translated as MEYGVYVQHTSKGNMILVCLYVDDILLIISCSYEIMKFKKMVMNEFEMSDLGNMVYFLGMKIMYSEKGIILHRLNYKLELLKRFELTNYKIAITPTETNHKLDSNIEGDDVDATTFKQSVGSLRYLYNTIHDIYYAVGMVSKFMNKPKW; from the coding sequence atggagtatggagtttatgttcagcatacttctaAAGGAAATATGATTTtggtgtgtctctatgttgatgatatattGTTGATAATAAGTTGTTCATATGAGATAATGAAGTTCAAGAAGATGgtgatgaatgagtttgagatgagtgATCTAGGAAATATGGTATATTTTCTAGGGATGAAGATTATGTACTCTGAGAAGGGTATTATTTTACATCGGCTGAATTATAAACTTGAACTTCTGAAGAGATTCGAGCTGACAAATTACAAGATTGCAATCACACCTACTGAAACGAATCACAAGTTGGATTCTAATATTGagggtgatgatgtagatgctacaacttTTAAACAGTCGGTTGGCTCATTGAGATATCTCTATAACACCATACATGACATCTActatgcagttggaatggtgAGTAAGTTCATGAACAAACCAAAGTGGTGa